A region of Cucumis melo cultivar AY chromosome 2, USDA_Cmelo_AY_1.0, whole genome shotgun sequence DNA encodes the following proteins:
- the LOC103487450 gene encoding SPX domain-containing protein 1 has protein sequence MKFGKSLSNQIEETLPEWRDKFLSYKHLKKKLKLLQPNSAHINNPPSKKPKLDSHADSISNEVFDFVTLLEKELDKFNSFFVEKEEEYIIRLKELQDRVAKAKDFDEELIQIRKEIVDFHGEMVLLENYSALNYTGLAKILKKYDKRTGALIRLPFIQKVLQQPFFTTDLLYKLVKECEAMLDRLFPANEQPTLAEAADGNEECAPRASSTATPNNDGILGMPKELAEIEHMESVYMKSTLSALRVLKEIRSGSSTVNEFSLPPLQINGLEGTWKNVPVLEQEAIAK, from the exons ATGAAATTCGGTAAGAGTCTCAGCAACCAGATCGAAGAGACCTTGCCCGAATGGCGGGACAAATTCCTCTCCTACAAACATCTCAAGAAGAAGCTCAAACTTTTACAGCCTAACTCCGCCCACATTAACAACCCCCCTTCCAAGAAGCCCAAGCTCGACTCCCATGCCGATTCTATATCTAATGAAGTCTTTGATTTTGTTACTCTCTTGGAAAAGGAGCTCGACAAATTCAATTCCTTCTTCGTTGAGAAGGAAGAGGAGTACATAATCAGATTGAAg GAGTTACAAGATAGAGTAGCTAAAGCAAAAGATTTTGATGAAGAGTTGATACAAATTCGGAAAGAGATTGTTGACTTCCATGGCGAGATGGTTTTGTTGGAGAATTACAGTGCTCTTAACTATACAG GGCTAGCTAAAATCCTCAAAAAGTATGACAAAAGAACTGGTGCACTTATTCGCCTACCCTTTATACAGAAGGTCCTACAACAACCCTTCTTCACCACAGACCTACTCTATAAGCTTGTCAAAGAGTGCGAGGCAATGCTCGACCGCCTCTTCCCTGCAAATGAACAGCCTACATTGGCCGAGGCAGCTGATGGCAATGAGGAATGTGCTCCTAGAGCATCTTCTACCGCCACCCCGAACAATGATGGGATTCTTGGAATGCCTAAGGAACTTGCAGAGATTGAGCACATGGAGAGCGTGTATATGAAGAGCACGCTATCAGCATTACGAGTTCTGAAAGAAATTCGAAGTGGAAGCTCGACTGTCAATGAATTTTCATTGCCACCATTACAGATAAATGGTCTAGAGGGAACATGGAAAAATGTTCCGGTGCTTGAACAGGAAGCCATAGCTAAGTAG